A genomic window from Tolypothrix sp. PCC 7910 includes:
- a CDS encoding polyphosphate kinase 2 family protein produces MNHDAFIVKPGSKVSLNKHYDSGFKGNYQQKADAEGKLEADIQRLAYYQDVLYAQNTYALLIIFQAMDAAGKDSTIKHVMSGVNPQGCQVFSFKSPSSEELDHDYLWRSMKALPERGRIGIFNRSYYEEVLVVRVHPEILKKQQLPQFPEGNNIWKQRFEEINNLEKYLVNNGIIILKFFLNVSKSEQKKRFLARIESPEKNWKFSANDVRERAFWDDYMSAYENVFQNTSTEWAPWYIIPADHKWFTRLTVADIICTKLKELNLNYPTLSEEYQQQLLQAKQILESE; encoded by the coding sequence ATGAATCATGATGCTTTTATTGTTAAACCAGGCTCAAAAGTTTCCTTAAATAAGCACTATGACTCAGGCTTTAAAGGAAATTACCAGCAAAAAGCTGATGCTGAAGGTAAATTAGAGGCAGATATTCAACGATTGGCTTATTACCAAGATGTTCTCTACGCTCAAAACACTTATGCATTGCTAATTATTTTTCAAGCAATGGATGCTGCTGGTAAAGACAGCACAATTAAACACGTTATGTCGGGAGTTAATCCTCAAGGTTGTCAAGTTTTTAGTTTTAAGTCGCCAAGTTCTGAAGAATTAGACCATGACTACCTTTGGCGGTCAATGAAGGCTTTACCTGAACGGGGTAGGATTGGCATATTTAACCGTTCATACTATGAAGAAGTATTAGTAGTACGTGTTCATCCGGAAATTCTCAAAAAACAGCAACTTCCACAGTTTCCTGAAGGAAATAATATATGGAAGCAGCGTTTTGAAGAAATTAATAATTTGGAAAAGTATTTAGTAAATAATGGCATTATTATTCTCAAATTCTTTTTGAATGTTTCTAAATCAGAACAGAAAAAAAGATTTTTAGCACGAATTGAATCGCCAGAAAAAAATTGGAAGTTTTCTGCTAATGATGTGAGAGAAAGAGCTTTTTGGGATGATTATATGAGTGCTTATGAAAATGTTTTCCAAAATACTAGCACTGAATGGGCACCTTGGTATATTATTCCTGCCGATCACAAATGGTTCACACGTCTGACGGTTGCTGATATTATCTGCACCAAATTAAAAGAACTCAATCTTAACTATCCTACTTTGAGTGAAGAATATCAGCAGCAGCTTTTG